One stretch of Nocardia fluminea DNA includes these proteins:
- a CDS encoding roadblock/LC7 domain-containing protein produces MNEDMTARQAPAGTLDWLLTSLVKTTSGAEQAVVLSADGLALAGSAGIEREDVEHLAAMASALHSLARGVGTRFAKGALHQTVVELEHGYLLVTEAGHGACLALLTSADADLGLIAYEMNVIVGQVRDHLSAAPRNSMTTRVP; encoded by the coding sequence ATGAACGAGGACATGACGGCTCGCCAAGCTCCGGCCGGCACACTGGACTGGCTGCTCACCAGTCTGGTGAAAACGACGTCGGGCGCCGAACAGGCGGTGGTGCTGTCCGCGGACGGCCTGGCGCTGGCCGGGTCGGCCGGTATCGAGCGCGAGGACGTCGAGCATCTCGCCGCCATGGCGTCGGCGTTGCACAGCCTGGCTCGCGGCGTCGGTACGCGCTTCGCCAAGGGCGCGTTGCATCAGACCGTGGTCGAGCTCGAGCACGGCTATCTGCTGGTCACTGAGGCCGGGCACGGCGCGTGCTTGGCGTTGTTGACCAGTGCCGATGCCGACCTCGGACTGATCGCCTACGAGATGAACGTCATCGTCGGTCAGGTGCGCGATCACCTGTCGGCGGCTCCGAGGAATTCGATGACCACGCGAGTGCCGTGA
- a CDS encoding GntR family transcriptional regulator, whose product MPNDNDPIQAESATRLPRSANSQRQQLSEDVASYVRELIISGRVRSGEFLRAEPIAEAVGVSNTPVREGLLLLSGEGFVELVPRRGFMVSAFSRQDVRDLFWAQATLAGELAARAAKSISPRQLAHLADVIAQHEQAVADGAGLDRIVALGHEFHRTINLAADSRRLALLLRSIVKQLPNRFYGNIEGHASESLDFHPAILEALQKRRAKAASTLMRDHIMSGADELIVMLEKQGMWSTPERSTA is encoded by the coding sequence GTGCCGAACGACAATGACCCCATCCAGGCCGAATCCGCGACACGGCTACCTCGCTCCGCGAATTCGCAACGCCAGCAGTTGTCCGAAGACGTCGCGAGCTACGTGCGCGAACTGATCATCTCGGGCCGGGTGCGGTCCGGTGAATTCCTGCGCGCCGAGCCGATCGCCGAGGCGGTCGGCGTGAGCAATACGCCCGTGCGCGAAGGTTTGCTGTTGCTCAGCGGGGAAGGGTTCGTCGAACTGGTCCCGCGGCGTGGATTCATGGTCTCGGCGTTCAGCAGGCAGGATGTGCGCGATCTGTTCTGGGCGCAGGCCACCCTGGCCGGTGAGTTGGCCGCGCGGGCGGCGAAGTCGATCTCCCCGCGTCAGCTCGCTCACCTGGCCGACGTGATCGCTCAGCACGAGCAGGCGGTCGCCGACGGCGCCGGTCTGGACCGCATCGTGGCGCTCGGCCATGAATTCCATCGCACGATCAACCTCGCGGCCGACTCGCGCAGGCTGGCGCTGCTGCTGCGCTCGATCGTCAAGCAGTTGCCGAACCGGTTCTACGGCAACATCGAAGGCCATGCGAGCGAGTCGCTCGACTTCCATCCGGCCATCCTCGAAGCGTTGCAGAAGCGGCGCGCGAAGGCGGCGAGCACTCTGATGCGCGATCACATCATGTCCGGCGCCGACGAGCTCATCGTCATGCTGGAGAAGCAGGGCATGTGGTCGACCCCGGAGCGATCGACCGCCTAG
- a CDS encoding lactonase family protein: MFSWAPPAAAAAGSRFMIVAGTASMGVSVVRVADDGTLSRVPGSPFPTGFGVLSLVIAPDGRTVYVPHAGDFGVTGYRLDDGGTLHPIPGADITVGGPPTAATLSPDGTQLFVVVGGAPGHVQSYAVAASGALTPSGAPTVPVDGFSAVGMAAVDPDGRFLRVVTYLGNTMSSYAIEPNGTMTPLGPTTVKLGPVAPGFTPDGRHLYVSNEFGFDLSGFVIGEDGQVTPTPGSPYPTHGVPHGAVVTADGTRLYVPNAMGQSIAGFDVHEDGRLTELPGSPYAGPAATLPGQVALHPDGRTLYLVDVLTAQVTTRIHTYTIRTDGSIAPSGKPTFDTGVVMSDGPVVAMTP; encoded by the coding sequence ATGTTCAGCTGGGCGCCGCCGGCGGCCGCGGCAGCCGGTTCCCGGTTCATGATCGTCGCGGGCACCGCGTCGATGGGCGTCAGCGTGGTGCGCGTCGCCGATGACGGCACGTTGTCGCGTGTGCCGGGCAGCCCGTTCCCCACCGGCTTCGGCGTCCTCTCGCTGGTCATCGCTCCCGACGGGCGCACCGTCTACGTGCCACATGCCGGAGACTTCGGCGTGACCGGATACCGCCTCGACGACGGCGGCACCCTGCACCCGATTCCCGGTGCCGACATCACCGTCGGTGGGCCGCCCACCGCGGCGACCCTGAGCCCCGACGGCACGCAACTGTTCGTCGTGGTCGGCGGGGCGCCGGGCCATGTGCAGTCCTACGCGGTAGCAGCCTCGGGCGCGCTCACCCCGTCCGGGGCTCCCACCGTGCCGGTGGACGGCTTCAGCGCTGTCGGCATGGCAGCCGTCGACCCCGATGGGCGCTTCCTGCGGGTGGTCACCTATCTGGGCAACACCATGTCCAGCTACGCGATCGAGCCGAACGGCACCATGACTCCACTGGGCCCCACCACCGTGAAGCTCGGTCCGGTGGCGCCAGGATTCACCCCCGACGGGCGCCATCTCTACGTGAGCAACGAGTTCGGCTTCGACCTGTCCGGCTTCGTCATCGGCGAGGACGGACAAGTGACGCCGACCCCCGGTTCCCCCTATCCGACCCACGGTGTGCCGCACGGCGCGGTGGTGACCGCCGACGGCACGCGGCTCTACGTACCCAATGCCATGGGTCAGTCGATCGCCGGCTTCGACGTGCACGAAGACGGCCGCCTCACCGAACTGCCGGGTTCACCGTACGCGGGACCCGCCGCCACACTGCCCGGTCAGGTCGCGCTGCACCCCGACGGCAGGACCCTCTATCTCGTCGACGTACTCACCGCCCAGGTGACGACTCGCATCCACACCTACACGATCCGCACGGACGGAAGCATCGCGCCATCGGGCAAACCCACGTTCGATACCGGCGTCGTCATGTCCGACGGACCCGTCGTCGCCATGACCCCTTAG
- a CDS encoding lactonase family protein — protein MLRNAFTPHRVAVGVAAALALSLSPSTAHAAPGEAPRYLLVTGTGSANISVLRVDDNGALTKVPGAPFASDTGSLTLEITPDGRRAYAGHVVSGSIIGYDLGADGSMHEIAGTRIDFGAPVIGVTITPDGSRLFATVGALTTEVRSFDITASGVLVPTGAPATPVPGMSGLSLPQVTPDGRNLIVSTFIGASVTSYAIGADATLTQVGATMATGERPALPAVTPNGRYLYISNEGSNTLSGYVIAPDGSLSNAPGSPYPTGGTPHGSAITADGTRMYVPASAGGEVDGFHIGADGALTQLPGSPYKTPDGAMPGRLVLSPDEDELFVIDTLTVSGSARVHTYTVAGDGSVAPSGLPAADTGVVFHDGPSAHLTPAR, from the coding sequence ATGCTCAGGAACGCATTCACACCGCATCGAGTCGCTGTCGGTGTGGCCGCCGCGCTCGCGCTCTCGCTGTCCCCGAGCACGGCGCATGCGGCCCCTGGCGAAGCGCCGCGGTATCTGCTGGTCACCGGCACCGGTTCCGCGAATATCAGCGTCCTTCGCGTCGACGACAACGGCGCGCTCACCAAGGTGCCCGGCGCACCGTTCGCCAGTGACACCGGCTCGCTCACCCTCGAGATCACCCCGGACGGTCGCCGCGCCTACGCCGGGCACGTGGTGTCGGGCTCGATCATCGGCTACGACCTCGGCGCCGACGGCTCGATGCACGAGATCGCGGGCACCCGAATCGACTTCGGCGCCCCGGTGATCGGGGTGACGATCACCCCGGACGGTTCCCGGCTCTTCGCGACGGTCGGCGCGCTCACCACCGAGGTCCGCTCCTTCGACATCACCGCCTCCGGCGTACTCGTGCCGACCGGCGCGCCCGCCACACCGGTACCCGGGATGAGCGGCCTGAGCCTGCCGCAGGTGACCCCCGACGGACGCAACCTGATCGTGAGCACCTTCATCGGCGCGTCGGTGACCAGCTACGCCATCGGGGCCGATGCCACGCTCACCCAGGTCGGCGCCACGATGGCGACCGGTGAGCGGCCCGCGCTGCCCGCCGTCACCCCGAACGGGCGCTACCTCTACATCAGCAACGAGGGCAGCAACACCCTGTCGGGCTATGTGATCGCACCAGACGGCAGCCTGTCGAACGCGCCGGGTTCGCCCTACCCCACCGGCGGGACCCCGCACGGTTCGGCGATCACCGCCGACGGCACCCGCATGTATGTGCCCGCGTCGGCCGGCGGTGAGGTCGACGGCTTCCACATCGGCGCCGACGGCGCGCTCACCCAGCTGCCCGGTTCGCCCTACAAGACTCCCGACGGCGCGATGCCCGGACGCCTCGTGCTCAGCCCCGACGAAGACGAGCTGTTCGTGATCGACACCCTCACGGTGAGCGGCTCGGCGCGCGTGCACACCTACACGGTCGCCGGGGACGGCAGCGTCGCCCCGTCGGGCCTGCCAGCCGCTGATACCGGCGTGGTGTTCCACGACGGTCCGTCGGCGCACCTGACCCCCGCACGATGA
- a CDS encoding WhiB family transcriptional regulator produces MSRGSVYALQLPAPRAETWAWQMHATCRAYDVNDFYETSHESRKSLAAKRICASCPVLTHCRDYAVAANEPHGIWGGMTPHERARYRWLHYRPKRT; encoded by the coding sequence ATGAGCAGAGGGAGCGTGTACGCCTTGCAATTACCCGCACCGCGCGCGGAGACCTGGGCCTGGCAGATGCACGCCACCTGCCGCGCGTACGACGTCAACGACTTCTACGAAACCAGCCACGAGTCCCGGAAATCGCTGGCCGCCAAGAGGATCTGCGCGAGCTGCCCGGTCCTGACCCACTGCAGGGATTACGCGGTCGCCGCGAACGAGCCACACGGCATCTGGGGCGGGATGACTCCGCACGAACGAGCCAGATACCGGTGGCTGCACTACCGGCCGAAACGCACCTGA
- a CDS encoding GTP-binding protein: MAYVTSDSSAVMSAELAVKVLVAGGFGVGKTTMVGAISEITPLRTEEQLTELSTSVDDLHGIESKRTTTVALDFGRITINPRVILYLFGTPGQDRFWFLWPELSRGALGAVVLVDTRRLADSFAAVDYFESRRIPFVVAVNCFDGADRYETTEIGAALGVPTHVPILLCDARDRASCKEVLVCLFEYIMANSTAVRHRSH, from the coding sequence ATGGCATACGTAACCTCTGACAGTTCGGCGGTCATGTCCGCCGAACTGGCGGTAAAGGTCTTGGTGGCAGGCGGATTCGGCGTCGGCAAGACGACGATGGTCGGCGCGATCAGTGAGATCACCCCGTTGCGCACCGAGGAACAGCTCACCGAGCTCAGTACCTCGGTCGACGATCTGCACGGCATCGAAAGCAAGCGGACCACCACGGTCGCACTGGATTTCGGCCGGATCACCATCAATCCCCGAGTGATCCTGTACCTGTTCGGGACACCGGGCCAGGACCGGTTCTGGTTCCTGTGGCCGGAGCTGTCACGGGGCGCGCTGGGCGCGGTGGTGCTGGTCGACACCCGTCGCCTGGCCGACAGTTTCGCCGCGGTGGACTATTTCGAATCCCGGCGGATCCCGTTCGTGGTCGCGGTGAACTGCTTCGATGGTGCGGATCGCTACGAGACCACCGAAATCGGTGCCGCGCTCGGCGTGCCGACGCATGTTCCGATCCTGCTGTGCGATGCGCGCGATCGTGCGTCGTGCAAGGAAGTTCTGGTGTGCCTGTTCGAATACATCATGGCGAACTCCACCGCGGTTCGTCACCGATCCCACTGA
- a CDS encoding NDMA-dependent alcohol dehydrogenase: MLTRGAVLRQSPGAYEIVELEVEDPRPGELRVKMAAAGLCHSDDHFAVGTQTPGILPLAGGHEGAGVVEAVGPGTKGFAEGDHVVFSFLPVCGRCRWCAHGHQNLCDLGAFLATGARFDDPTSYRLSLDGAPTGQLAGLGTFCEYTTVSAVSAIKIDPSIPLAIACLTGCGVGTGWGAAVNSAEVKPGHVVIVMGIGGIGINAVQGAAHAGASAVIAVDPVAFKRDSALKLGATHAVADIDEAAELARSMTNGQGADSSIVTVGITTGRHVGQALGAVRKAGTCVAVGLGDATVGAGDINLHELTLYQKRLQGSLFGASSPTADIPAQLAMYQQGSLKLDELVTTRYSLDDITQGFADMNAGRNLRGVVVYD, translated from the coding sequence ATGCTGACCCGGGGTGCGGTACTCCGGCAATCACCCGGTGCCTACGAGATCGTCGAACTCGAGGTCGAGGACCCGCGCCCCGGTGAGCTCCGGGTGAAGATGGCCGCTGCCGGCCTGTGCCACTCCGACGATCATTTCGCGGTCGGCACCCAGACGCCCGGCATCCTTCCACTGGCCGGGGGACACGAGGGCGCGGGCGTCGTCGAGGCGGTCGGTCCCGGCACCAAAGGCTTCGCCGAGGGCGACCATGTCGTGTTCTCCTTCCTGCCGGTGTGCGGCCGCTGTCGATGGTGCGCGCACGGCCACCAGAACTTGTGTGATCTCGGAGCGTTCCTGGCCACCGGCGCGCGCTTCGACGACCCCACCTCCTATCGGCTCTCCCTCGACGGAGCACCGACCGGTCAGCTCGCCGGGCTCGGCACGTTCTGCGAGTACACCACCGTGTCGGCGGTCTCGGCGATCAAGATCGATCCCTCGATCCCGCTCGCCATCGCGTGCCTCACCGGCTGCGGTGTCGGGACAGGCTGGGGCGCCGCAGTGAACTCGGCCGAGGTGAAGCCCGGACATGTGGTGATCGTCATGGGCATCGGCGGTATCGGGATCAACGCGGTCCAGGGTGCGGCCCATGCCGGCGCGTCCGCCGTGATCGCCGTCGACCCGGTCGCGTTCAAGCGCGACTCCGCGCTGAAGCTGGGCGCCACCCACGCCGTCGCCGACATCGACGAAGCGGCCGAACTGGCACGCTCGATGACCAACGGGCAAGGCGCCGATTCCTCGATCGTCACCGTCGGCATCACCACCGGCCGCCATGTCGGCCAGGCGCTCGGCGCCGTACGCAAGGCAGGCACCTGTGTCGCCGTCGGGCTCGGCGACGCCACCGTCGGCGCGGGCGACATCAACCTGCACGAGCTCACCTTGTACCAGAAGCGTCTGCAGGGCTCGCTGTTCGGCGCGAGCTCCCCCACCGCCGACATTCCGGCCCAGCTCGCGATGTATCAGCAGGGCTCGCTGAAACTCGACGAACTCGTCACCACCCGCTACTCCCTCGACGACATCACGCAGGGCTTCGCCGACATGAACGCCGGCCGCAATCTGCGTGGAGTCGTCGTCTACGACTGA
- a CDS encoding acyl-CoA thioesterase domain-containing protein has product MTSAFFRAAPGRTGTELIPQTEALSGWGADHLRGLAISSALARAAEHAVAEIGRTDLQPVRWTLDLFRPARRLPSTTSVSIVRNGRRLCLVDTVLHQDGGPVARASALFLAPSESPSGAVWSGGARPEPPPSGASMAPGHRLYFSEGAGWGDAAQAQNDARKQVWHDPIPAVEGEPITPFQLAAGIADVVNVVANLGSNGLEFINADITLALVRLPVGTAVGFSATDRIERSGISVGTAVAFDRTGVFGTATVSALANTHRAVDLPAFFGATADGEIGIDPSIGN; this is encoded by the coding sequence ATGACGTCAGCCTTCTTCCGCGCGGCGCCGGGCCGGACGGGCACGGAACTGATACCGCAAACAGAAGCACTGAGCGGCTGGGGTGCGGATCATCTGCGCGGACTCGCCATCAGTTCGGCACTGGCTCGAGCGGCCGAGCACGCCGTCGCCGAGATCGGCCGGACCGACTTGCAGCCGGTTCGATGGACCCTCGACCTGTTCCGGCCGGCCAGGCGACTCCCCTCCACCACCTCGGTGAGCATCGTGCGGAACGGAAGGCGCCTGTGCCTGGTCGACACGGTTCTACACCAGGACGGTGGACCGGTCGCCCGCGCCTCGGCGCTGTTCCTCGCGCCGAGCGAGAGCCCGTCCGGTGCGGTCTGGTCCGGCGGGGCCCGCCCCGAGCCGCCACCTTCGGGCGCGTCGATGGCACCGGGTCATCGCTTGTACTTCAGCGAAGGCGCCGGATGGGGTGATGCGGCACAGGCGCAGAACGACGCGCGCAAGCAGGTCTGGCACGACCCGATCCCAGCAGTCGAGGGCGAGCCGATCACACCGTTTCAGCTCGCCGCGGGGATCGCCGACGTCGTGAACGTGGTGGCCAACCTCGGCAGCAACGGGCTCGAATTCATCAATGCCGACATCACGCTCGCGCTGGTCCGTCTGCCGGTGGGCACCGCGGTGGGGTTCTCGGCCACCGACCGGATCGAGCGCTCCGGCATCTCCGTCGGCACCGCTGTCGCGTTCGACCGCACCGGCGTGTTCGGCACCGCGACGGTATCGGCATTGGCCAACACCCATCGCGCCGTCGACCTGCCCGCGTTCTTCGGCGCGACGGCGGATGGCGAAATCGGAATCGATCCATCCATCGGCAACTGA
- a CDS encoding sensor histidine kinase codes for MPSAASEPSVENARSGSPRRPFRERFGTSVRTRVLAIALIPSVVLLGTGAVAVTLVGLRAQSVKEWSDYRGTVIDPLLRFVTSIQAERLASVTAQDPSPTTAADLRASRDNTDRAIAETARIASTAQNMDQDTGAESIKALGDLIGRMQVIRESVDSRRATTGDVDQYFTDLIAAMLGAGQESARLKSSDTTTMDAELTSIELLRAAESHSRVVGLVAAGAANGMPSLRERRALAQHVGVYRKQFDLLDARLSPEVRTSVRALTTGADWRLGTTGEDEMSERGMLTMPTEEWLSAERAVDTRVIAVIRDQFRVTVDATSAAADRMINQLLIVSAIMLVVTFFAVSVSLVLANRLLRRLRTLRSASLDLANERLPALIRRIHNGGEVDAEAETAVVDRGRDEIGQVAEAFAVAQRTAIETAIGEASTRNGFNKVFLDIAFRSQALVRRQLDVLDVAEARQDDPEDLELLFQLDHLATRARRNSENLLILGGRSPGRRWRNSVALEEIVRSAVSETEGYARVSAVRLPAMRVLGAAVADLVHLMAELIDNATAFSPPDAPVAVHGNSVGRGVVVEVDDQGLGISFEERERLNALLAEPPQFHEMALSGHRHLGLFVVSRLAARHGISVTLQESPYGGVRAIVLVPWAVLEAGDDNPTVAVESVRGRDVVHRVPGATALRGAPRPDPHPAPALPDRVGRTTAVGHNGYPVEQADRRPALPKRDRLTHLSPQLSVDVEETDTRPTAPESQRVRAPETVRAAMSGLQQGTRRARGRSPHTHP; via the coding sequence GTGCCATCGGCCGCATCCGAGCCGAGCGTCGAGAACGCCCGCTCCGGCAGCCCGCGCCGTCCGTTCCGTGAGCGATTCGGCACCAGCGTGCGCACCCGAGTCCTGGCCATCGCGCTGATTCCGAGCGTGGTGCTGCTCGGCACGGGCGCCGTCGCGGTCACGCTGGTCGGGTTGCGCGCGCAGTCGGTCAAGGAATGGTCCGACTACCGGGGCACGGTGATCGATCCGCTGCTGCGGTTCGTGACTTCGATCCAGGCCGAGCGACTCGCCAGCGTCACCGCGCAGGACCCTTCGCCCACCACGGCCGCGGACCTGCGCGCCAGCCGCGACAACACCGACCGCGCGATCGCCGAGACCGCCCGTATCGCCTCGACTGCCCAGAACATGGACCAGGACACCGGCGCCGAATCCATCAAGGCGCTGGGCGATCTCATCGGACGTATGCAGGTGATCCGAGAGTCGGTCGACAGCAGGCGGGCGACCACGGGCGACGTCGACCAGTACTTCACCGATCTCATCGCCGCCATGCTGGGCGCGGGTCAGGAGTCGGCTCGGTTGAAGTCGTCGGACACCACGACGATGGACGCCGAGCTGACCTCGATCGAGCTACTGCGCGCGGCCGAAAGTCATTCGCGGGTGGTCGGTCTCGTCGCCGCGGGTGCGGCCAACGGCATGCCCTCGCTGCGGGAGCGCCGCGCTCTCGCCCAGCACGTCGGCGTGTACCGCAAGCAGTTCGATCTCCTCGACGCCCGCTTGTCACCGGAGGTGCGCACCAGCGTGCGCGCCCTGACCACCGGTGCCGACTGGCGCCTGGGCACCACCGGCGAGGACGAGATGTCCGAGCGGGGCATGTTGACCATGCCCACCGAAGAATGGCTGTCCGCCGAGCGCGCGGTGGACACCCGCGTGATCGCGGTGATCCGCGATCAGTTCCGGGTGACGGTCGACGCGACCAGCGCGGCGGCCGACCGGATGATCAACCAGCTCCTGATCGTGTCGGCCATCATGCTGGTCGTCACCTTCTTCGCGGTGTCGGTGTCGCTGGTCCTGGCCAATCGGCTGCTGCGCCGGCTGCGCACCCTGCGCTCGGCCAGCCTCGATCTCGCCAACGAACGACTGCCTGCGCTCATCCGCCGCATCCACAACGGTGGGGAGGTGGACGCGGAGGCTGAAACCGCCGTGGTCGACCGCGGCCGTGACGAGATCGGCCAGGTCGCCGAGGCGTTCGCCGTGGCACAGCGAACGGCGATCGAGACCGCGATAGGCGAGGCGAGCACCCGCAACGGCTTCAACAAGGTGTTCCTCGACATCGCGTTCCGCAGCCAGGCGCTGGTCCGGCGGCAGCTCGACGTGCTCGATGTCGCCGAGGCTCGCCAAGACGACCCGGAAGACCTGGAACTGCTTTTCCAGCTCGACCACCTGGCCACCCGCGCGCGTCGCAACTCCGAGAACCTGCTGATCCTGGGCGGGCGCTCACCGGGCCGCCGCTGGCGTAACTCGGTGGCGCTCGAGGAGATCGTGCGCAGCGCCGTGTCCGAGACCGAGGGCTACGCGCGGGTGAGCGCCGTTCGGCTGCCCGCGATGCGGGTACTCGGTGCGGCCGTGGCCGACCTCGTCCACCTGATGGCCGAACTGATCGATAACGCGACCGCGTTCTCGCCACCGGATGCCCCGGTGGCGGTGCACGGCAACTCGGTCGGCAGGGGAGTGGTGGTCGAGGTCGACGACCAGGGACTCGGCATTTCCTTCGAGGAGCGTGAACGCCTCAACGCGCTGCTCGCCGAGCCGCCGCAGTTCCACGAGATGGCGTTGTCGGGCCATCGTCACCTCGGCTTGTTCGTGGTGAGCAGGCTCGCGGCGCGCCACGGCATCTCGGTGACCTTGCAGGAATCCCCGTATGGCGGCGTGCGGGCGATCGTGTTGGTGCCGTGGGCCGTGCTCGAGGCCGGTGACGACAATCCGACGGTGGCCGTGGAATCGGTGCGCGGGCGTGATGTCGTGCATCGTGTGCCCGGCGCGACAGCATTGCGGGGTGCGCCACGACCCGATCCGCACCCCGCCCCCGCCCTGCCGGACCGGGTCGGCCGCACAACCGCCGTGGGGCACAACGGATATCCCGTCGAGCAAGCCGACCGACGGCCCGCCCTGCCGAAACGCGATCGGCTCACCCATCTGTCGCCTCAGCTCAGCGTCGATGTCGAGGAAACCGACACGCGCCCAACAGCTCCCGAGTCCCAGCGGGTCCGCGCACCCGAAACGGTGCGCGCCGCGATGAGCGGGCTGCAACAGGGCACGCGCCGGGCACGCGGCCGATCACCCCATACCCACCCCTAG
- a CDS encoding DUF742 domain-containing protein produces MSEGPDEVWGYEDDDPGPLVRPFALTRGRAGRELQDLDILTLVISVGYDSDVNKLDREYAEIFQLCRHRPLSIVEIAAHTKLLMVTVKVLVGDLIAAGYVIFRSPPRADAGPDPELLQAVLDGIRNL; encoded by the coding sequence GTGAGTGAGGGCCCGGATGAGGTGTGGGGCTACGAAGACGACGACCCGGGCCCCCTGGTTCGGCCGTTCGCGCTGACCCGCGGTCGAGCGGGCCGCGAGCTCCAGGATCTCGACATCCTGACCCTGGTGATCTCGGTCGGCTACGACTCCGATGTGAACAAGCTCGATCGCGAGTACGCCGAGATCTTTCAGCTCTGCCGCCACCGGCCGCTGTCGATCGTCGAAATCGCCGCCCACACGAAGTTACTGATGGTCACCGTGAAGGTGCTCGTCGGCGACCTCATCGCGGCCGGCTACGTCATCTTCCGATCCCCACCACGGGCCGACGCGGGCCCTGATCCCGAACTACTGCAGGCGGTACTCGATGGCATACGTAACCTCTGA